A stretch of Microbacterium caowuchunii DNA encodes these proteins:
- a CDS encoding prolyl oligopeptidase family serine peptidase → MESTLPFGSWPSPLTASDVTAASARFDGARFVGDEIWWAQGVPEEAGRTAVRRRLPGGGVEDVLPAPWSARSRVHEYGGAAWAVSGDGVLYFVDGADQRVRSLRPGEQPVTLTPPVDGAAYGGLSWQHGRLLAIREQHTSGRAAERAIVEIALDGTGPTELVGGSDFLAQPALSPDGTRLAWVAWDHPAMPWDRTVLRVGGIEDGAVASWTEITDGSGAALQPTWSDDDTVLYTDDRSGRWNLRRHRFGAPPSDEPLAPADADTGGALWVLGTRWYAPLADGRIVAVRTDGADEVVVLDPADGSARRLDVDATAYTSVEDVAGTRVLLITAGRSATLGVWEIDVDDPASAHAVAGAAPAAPPGWVPTARAVTVTGPHGEVHAFAYPPTNPDVTAPEDELPPYLVWVHGGPTSHVGPSASAKAAYFTSRGIGVLDVNYGGSTGYGRAYRERLRGQWGVVEVDDVVASASGLATAGLADPARLAIEGGSAGGWTVLAALVGSDVFSAGISRYGVGDARALAADTHDFEARYLDGLIGPLPEAEQIYIDRSPLSRPEGFRVPLLILQGAEDRVVPPAQAEAIRDALRTRGVPHSYVLYEGEGHGFRGRDTAIHALESELAFLGRVFGFETPDVPPLELSIGMLRVVTGPVGREIVNEGDMGPHTSRDLAVVVSREPIRPLFARAGSAPWERLLRENGFTEVTAADLPAGTGTERYFVLPPVLDGA, encoded by the coding sequence ATGGAGAGCACCCTGCCGTTCGGCTCCTGGCCGTCACCCCTGACCGCATCCGATGTCACGGCCGCCTCGGCGCGCTTCGACGGCGCCCGATTCGTCGGCGACGAGATCTGGTGGGCGCAGGGCGTGCCGGAGGAGGCCGGGCGCACCGCCGTGCGCAGGCGGCTCCCCGGCGGCGGTGTCGAGGACGTCCTGCCCGCACCGTGGAGCGCGCGATCGCGTGTGCACGAGTACGGGGGCGCGGCCTGGGCGGTGTCCGGCGATGGCGTCCTGTACTTCGTCGACGGCGCGGACCAGCGCGTCCGCAGCCTGCGACCCGGCGAGCAGCCGGTCACGCTCACGCCACCCGTCGACGGTGCCGCCTACGGTGGGCTCTCCTGGCAGCACGGGCGACTGCTCGCGATCCGCGAGCAGCACACCTCCGGCCGGGCTGCGGAACGCGCGATCGTCGAGATCGCACTGGACGGCACCGGGCCCACGGAACTGGTCGGCGGTAGCGACTTCCTGGCCCAGCCCGCACTCTCCCCGGACGGGACCCGGCTGGCCTGGGTGGCCTGGGACCACCCCGCTATGCCCTGGGACCGCACCGTCCTGCGGGTGGGCGGCATCGAAGACGGGGCGGTGGCATCCTGGACGGAGATCACCGACGGGAGCGGCGCTGCCCTCCAGCCGACCTGGTCGGACGATGACACCGTGCTGTACACGGACGATCGGTCCGGACGGTGGAACCTGCGTCGTCACCGGTTCGGCGCGCCGCCGTCGGACGAACCCCTCGCCCCGGCCGATGCCGACACCGGCGGAGCACTGTGGGTGCTGGGCACGCGCTGGTATGCGCCGCTCGCGGACGGGCGCATCGTTGCCGTCCGCACGGACGGCGCGGACGAGGTGGTCGTGCTGGACCCCGCCGACGGCTCGGCGCGCCGGCTCGACGTGGATGCGACGGCCTACACCTCCGTGGAGGACGTCGCCGGCACCCGGGTGCTGCTCATCACCGCCGGCCGGTCGGCGACGCTGGGTGTCTGGGAGATCGACGTGGACGACCCCGCTTCCGCCCACGCGGTCGCGGGCGCCGCGCCGGCCGCACCGCCGGGATGGGTGCCGACGGCACGCGCCGTGACGGTGACGGGCCCGCACGGTGAGGTCCATGCCTTCGCCTACCCCCCGACCAACCCCGACGTGACCGCGCCAGAGGACGAGCTGCCCCCCTACCTCGTGTGGGTGCACGGTGGACCGACGAGCCATGTCGGCCCCTCCGCATCCGCGAAGGCCGCGTACTTCACCAGCCGCGGCATCGGCGTCCTCGACGTCAACTACGGCGGCTCCACCGGTTACGGTCGCGCCTACCGGGAGCGTCTCCGGGGCCAGTGGGGCGTGGTGGAGGTCGACGACGTGGTGGCATCCGCCTCGGGCCTCGCCACCGCCGGTCTGGCCGATCCCGCCCGCCTCGCGATCGAGGGCGGCTCCGCCGGCGGGTGGACGGTCCTGGCCGCACTCGTCGGCAGCGACGTCTTCTCGGCGGGGATCTCGCGCTACGGCGTGGGCGACGCGCGTGCCCTCGCCGCCGACACGCACGACTTCGAGGCTCGGTACCTGGACGGCCTCATCGGCCCGCTGCCCGAGGCGGAGCAGATCTACATCGACCGATCCCCGCTGAGCCGGCCGGAGGGCTTCCGGGTCCCCCTGCTGATCCTGCAGGGGGCGGAGGACCGCGTCGTCCCGCCGGCCCAGGCGGAGGCCATCCGCGATGCCCTGCGCACCCGGGGCGTGCCGCACTCCTACGTGCTGTACGAGGGCGAAGGACACGGTTTCCGGGGTCGTGACACGGCGATCCATGCTCTCGAGAGCGAGCTGGCCTTCCTCGGGCGGGTGTTCGGCTTCGAGACGCCGGACGTGCCGCCGCTCGAGCTGAGCATCGGGATGCTGCGGGTAGTGACGGGCCCGGTCGGGCGCGAGATCGTGAACGAGGGCGACATGGGCCCCCACACCTCCCGGGATCTCGCGGTGGTCGTCTCGCGCGAGCCGATCCGCCCGCTGTTCGCCCGGGCGGGGTCCGCCCCGTGGGAGCGGCTCCTCCGCGAGAACGGGTTCACCGAGGTCACCGCGGCGGATCTGCCCGCGGGGACCGGGACGGAGCGGTACTTCGTCCTCCCCCCGGTCCTCGACGGCGCCTGA